The Lactuca sativa cultivar Salinas chromosome 2, Lsat_Salinas_v11, whole genome shotgun sequence genome includes the window AgtttcaaaaaataatgttttgttAATACTTTTTCCCTTGTGTTCATGGACATAAAATGTGATAGAATTGAGCAGAATTTTCAGATGAGATTGTAAATTGATTACATATTTTGCCTTTTTTTGTTGATTCATTATAGGATTGTTCCACTAGCAAAGCAAAGACAAACAAGAACAATCTAATATCGTGGTCTATGGAGTCCCACAAGGTGATGTTAAAATTTACAAACTCTTCAGTATCCATATTCAGGGCTGGCCCTTAACATATGTCGGGTGTGCCATCGCACAGGGACCGCATTGTTTGGGGGCCCGATATATATATGACATGTCGAGATTAAAGTAAATAAAAAGCTAGTGGTGCACATGGAAAAGGCGTTTGACATTCAAGGCGTGGACTCAAGATCGAAACTTGGCACTTGCAATTTTGtcgtttatttttattataagtcTTCAAcccactattttttatttttattataattcttTAGCCCATCCTTCTAATTCAAGCGTAACAAACACGTCATTAGTATCCATAAGGAATTATCTAAGTGAAAcacatatttaattaaattactaTATATGTCCGATTAAACTAAGTATATCACATAAAGAATTAGTATCTAACACAAACATGCAAttaattactatatatatatatccttcctaataaatgaaaataatttcgCCAAAtgtcctaataaatgaaaataatttcgCCAAATGTCATGTTGTCATTGAATTTGATACATGTaattttttaagagtttttgaattacttttttccacttgtcattttcttatatttttcattttcataaatttaaaatccacattttagtaagatttatatatgtaaggtaATGCAAGGTAGGTCGTTCTATTTAATTTCATAGTAAATGTTCTATAATCTTTCAAATCTcctatattatatattaaattacttactttatttattatatcttttatatttATGTAAACTATtgctttaaaaaatatatataattcttataactttaaattaaacttttgcttttaataaacccgtgtaattcacgggtctcacacctagtatatatatatatatatatatatatatatatatatatatatatatatatatatatatatatatatatagggaaaggttatatggaaaataaacaattagggcaacacatgttggaaccaatgaaagcatgacaacacatcactttggaataactacataaataactttcataatacattgcttatgaataaagaaatggacacgtgtcacttgatcattggttccagcatatgttgccctaattgttcattttccattgaacctaaccctatatatatatatatatatatatatatatatatatatatatatatatatatatatatatatatatatatatatatataaaagtccaTAGCCTCTTTTATTATTGTTGAGTTTGGGCAATTCGGCGGACAAAGGAAGAACTAGGAAGAACTAAGAAAAGGTtcgttgttttatttttatttattttttaatggtaatatttataaatcataattattagtactttttataatcattagtATTTCTTCTAGTTTACATTGTTATTGGTATTGCTTAGGGGTGACAATTGtggacacgacacgacaaaaatacatgacacgaaacgaaatagggacgaaactgaaattcgaattcatgttcgtgtcgtgttcgtgtcaagtgTAAAAAGCACGATGTCGTGTCATgttgtgtcgtgttcgtgttcaaaattcaACACGATATTGACCCAATTTAACATttatttgtcgtgtttttcgtgtttctCGTGTTTGTCATGTTAtgtattattaaatattaattaaatacacTAATTGTTATATTATGCTattttttcgtgtcgtgtcgtgtcgtgtttgtcgttttttaattggttcgttttcgtgttagttagaaaaaacacgacatcgtgtcgtgtcatgttcgtgttacataaaaccttgtcgtgtcgtgttaaacaaaaacacgacacgatggcCCGATTTGTCACCCCTAGTATTGCTCATTCAACATTTTGATATAGTCAATTAGATTTCTAGTGTTCTTTTatcataattttaatttttatcgaGTATTTGGTTGattattgttattttatttttagaaattatGCCTCCTAAGTATTTATCTGGTAGTCAAAAAcgtaaaaagagaaaaagaattGAAGACCCAACAAAGGCTAATAGTGGTTCTCTAGATaagtttttccaaaaaaaaacctAAAGTTCCTTCTCAAAATCAAAATAATGATTATATTCCTGATAATTTGGGTGTTAATGTCGAAGGAGATCAAATTAATGATGTTAATGTTGATAATGTTAATGTCAATGGAGATCGtgttgatgttgatgatggtgaTGACATTGAAGACGatgttgttgctgctgctgctgttgatgatgatgatgatgatgatgttaataGTAATAATATTGATATATTTGATCCAAGAAATTGGGCTAGACTAAGCAGGTGAAAAGTTTGGTAGAGAAAGGTCCTAAAAGAGATAATACTATTGATAAGGGTCCACCTGATAGATTTTCTAGACGGTTTTCTGCAACTATGTATACTAGAACTCTGCCAAATAAGCAAACATGTGACAGAGAATGGCTACTATACTCGAAAGAGCATGATAAAGTTTTTTTGTTGTTGTAAAATATTTAGAAAAGGGATCCTGAAAGGTCAATTGGATAGTGAAGGTTATGTAGATTGGCAACATCTTAGTACAAGACTTAAAGAGCATGAAGTTGGTATAGATCATCTCACAAATTTAGCTACTTGGTTTGAAATGCGAGAAATATTGAAAGTTAATGAAACAATTGATAAAAGTGGTGTATGATCAATTTAAGAAAGAAAGGGAGCATTGGAAACAAGTGCTATTGAGTTTTATTGCGCTAGTGAAATATCTTACTAAATATAATGTAGCATTTCGTGGAACAAATGAAAAATTATATCAAAAAAGTAACGGAAACTTTCTTGGAGCGATTGAGATGTTTGAAGAGTTTGACCTGGTTATGAAAGAGCATGTGCGTCGTATCAAAAATGATGAGATCCATGTACATTATCTTGGCCACAAGATCCAAAATGAGGTGATACTTTTACTAGCTGATGAAATTAAACGAGAAATCATTAAAAAAGTAAAGGAAGCAAAATATTACTCTATCATTCTTGATTGTACCCCTGATACAAGTCACCAAGAACAAATGTCTTTGATAGTGAGGTATGTAAATTTCTCCTCTAATGATGTTACTGTTGAAGAATCATTTTTAGGTTTTTTGAATGTTAATGATACCACTGGTAAAGGGCTCTTTGATATTACACACGATGAATTAAAATCTCTTGGTCTTGATATTGATGATATGTGGGGGCAAGGCTATGACAATAGATCAAACACGAGAGGAAAACATCAAGGAGTTCAAAAGAGATTTTTGGACATAAATTCTAGGGCATTTTATACTCCATGTGATTGTCATAGTCTTAATCTTGCACTGTGTGACATGGCTAACAGTTGTAGTAAAGCAAGAGATTTTTTTGGAGTCATACAACGAGTATATACAATATTTTCCAATTCTACTAAGAGGTGGAAAATTCTGAAAGAGAATATAAAGGtttgtgtaacacccaaagttttgaaagccaagaaagtaaaggaaaccctaaaattaagggggactcggcgagtccaaggaggaactcgacgtgtccgagcgggatccgagtcgaggagtaagtgaccaactcggcgagtcggccaaggcgactcggcgagtagggtctgtgcgaggaaaaccctaaattcggggcttggagcctatttaaacgtctcattcttcttcctagggctcctttactgcctctccaaCCCAGAATACGAACCTTAAACCGCCATTGTTGCTTATTCAAGCTCTTTGCCATTttgtgggtgatttgaaggaagaaggaaggaaggaatcTTTGAGGCTTCAAGGAACTGCAGCAAATCCAAAGTTGAAGGATCTTTCAAGGAAGGAATctttgagttttggggcttttaagccatgtttaagatcaatctcgaacttgaggtccagatctgaggttgctacctcagatccatgcttgttttggtttagaatcccgtaaagtatcagccattgggtggattatggagcctcttggtcttaaaccttagtttatggtgcattttgcctagatctccttttctacacgtaaagtttgcaactttacgtgaggagtaggcttgggaagggtagatctacagtttggagtccctgcatgactcgaaagtcctctgcatgtatgtggaaccgaatggactcggtgagtccttcgagtggactcgacgagtagcttgaagatgaggaggaactcgatgagtgggatgaacggctcgtcgagtcggatgaagatgggcatgaactcggcgagttggatgaacaactcgacgagttggttgaagattaccTTGTGCTTGACGAGTCTGTtcttaaactcgacgagtcaggtcgcgcggtcccaaacccttcgagttaagactcgagtcagcgagtcgagccaggactcagtgagttggacaggacaggaatcgggaatcagtagactcgacgagtcaggggctgactcggcgagtcaagtcgcgattggaagaactttgagcataagaactcggcgagtcagtaagtggactcggcgagtatggttgacctggaaggttgacttagaccagagttgacttggctgTCTGTCGGGGGTCAGTTTAACTTAGTATTGTAtggatattggtagctcggggagctagtggagcagcagttcagagtcagtggtcaggtagcggtcaaagggattaaCAGCAGCAGTTcatcagtatcaggtgagtttccctttgtgtgaatgggtctacggccacaatgacggcccatgtagttatgagtagaagtcccgggggttagccctaggcacagtatgctagtatgattttcaggacgaggtccagtgatagcgggcgggtgcccaaggaatggcttatgtgatagtttatacttgttgtctgtgtgatacttgtatgtgcctggtagggaggtgagtgtgggcgaggtcccgtacctcaccaatagtagagtgtggatggtgttccacatctcattagtagctgatcaggggcgaggcccaagttaggaaatggtgagtgtgggctaggcccgtatctcactatcggTAGGAGTatagacggggttccatgactcatcagtagcaggagaagggcgaggcccaggatatgCGAGGCCTTGAATAGGATCCGTTAGCaggtgtttagcttatgtgtcgtgatatgattatgtgctattatgtgttagtgggcgaggccctgtggcaggcggggcctaagtaaaatagatctgtatccgagcggggctcgaagccagtcggggcctggagcggcggagccgttgtagcgggcgaggcccgaagtagggggcgaggcccaggatagcgggcgtggcccagtatgtgcagtatgtggttatgcatggtatgtggtagggtggggaactcactaagcttcgtgcttacggttttcagttttgtttcaggtacctccggtagcggagggaagagctcggggtgatcgcatgacacacaccatagtttagacagcctgggaatgtttactctgataatgaatatgtattttggaaactaatactttgtttacGTTTTGAAAGAatgaatttgcttaacgtaatgttttattaaaagaaatttttagtcttgaatttggGGACGTTACAGTTTGACTCCAAAGCCATTGTCTGCCACTCAGTGGGAAAGTCGTGTTGATAGTGTGAAGGCAATTAGACAACAACTTCCGGATTTAAGAGAAGATTTACTTGAAGTTGCGGAAAAAAACAACGATGCTAAAATCCAAAGTGAAGCTAAATCAAAAGATATTGTACATGGTATCAAATATTGTACATGGTGAACTTAGTTAgcaaaaaaattacaataaaaaagATATGCTTCTCGATGTTGCTATTAACGAAGTGAATATGCTAATTGAGTACTTTAAGGAGTTTAGAGAAACAAGGTTCTACAAGGCGATTGATGATGCGAAG containing:
- the LOC111915381 gene encoding uncharacterized protein LOC111915381, whose product is MARFVTPKIMPPKYLSGSQKRKKRKRIEDPTKANSGDQINDVNVDNVNVNGDRVDVDDGDDIEDDVVAAAATKQVKSLVEKGPKRDNTIDKGPPDRFSRRFSATIKGILKGQLDSEGYVDWQHLSTRLKEHEVGIDHLTNLATWFEMREILKVNETIDKSAFRGTNEKLYQKSNGNFLGAIEMFEEFDLVMKEHVRRIKNDEIHVHYLGHKIQNEVILLLADEIKREIIKKVKEAKYYSIILDCTPDTSHQEQMSLIVRYVNFSSNDVTVEESFLGFLNVNDTTGKGLFDITHDELKSLGLDIDDMWGQGYDNRSNTRGKHQGVQKRFLDINSRAFYTPCDCHSLNLALLTPKPLSATQWESRVDSVKAIRQQLPDLREDLLEVAEKNNDAKIQSEAKSKDIVHDMLLDVAINEVNMLIEYFKEFRETRFYKAIDDAKELSIEMNIDLVFSQKRPVSRKKQFDENSTSASLKTRFQQYKEYENVFGFLFPKKLKEFDVKNLKSCCNRLEAALKFGEQSDIDSHELYMELKLLDMFLPSEIMSPIDVLKYMKKVECFPNVIIAYKTLLTIPVTVASAERSFSKLKLLKSYLRSTMSQERLNELAIIAIENVILQTIDYEELVNNFASKNARRVSRFM